A section of the Papio anubis isolate 15944 chromosome 2, Panubis1.0, whole genome shotgun sequence genome encodes:
- the LOC101005450 gene encoding cytochrome b561 domain-containing protein 2, translating into MALSAETESHIYRALRTASGAAAHLVALGFTIFVAVLARPGSSLFSWHPVLMSLAFSFLMTEALLVFSPESSLLRSLSRKGRARCHWVLQLLALLCALLGLGLVILHKEQLGKAHLATRHGQAGLLAVLWAGLQCSGGVGLLYPKLLPRWPLAKLKLYHATSGLVGYLLGSASLLLGMCSLWFTASVTGAVWYLAALCPVLTSLVIMNQVSNAYLYRKRIQP; encoded by the exons ATGGCCCTTTCTGCGGAGACCGAGTCACACATCTACCGAGCTCTGCGTACTGCTTCTGGAGCTGCCGCCCACCTTGTGGCCCTGGGCTTTACCATCTTTGTGGCTGTGCTTGCCAGGCCTGGCTCCA GCCTGTTCTCCTGGCACCCGGTGCTTATGTCTCTGGCT TTCTCCTTCCTGATGACCGAGGCACTACTGGTGTTTTCTCCTGAGAGTTCGCTGCTGCGCTCCCTCTCACGGAAGGGCCGAGCACGCTGCCACTGGgtgctgcagctgctggccctgcTGTGTGCACTGCTGGGCCTCGGCCTTGTCATCCTCCACAAAGAGCAGCTTGGCAAAGCCCACCTGGCTACGCGGCATGGGCAGGCAGGGCTGCTGGCTGTGCTGTGGGCAGGGCTACAATGCTCAGGTGGGGTGGGGCTGCTCTACCCCAAGCTGCTGCCCCGATGGCCCCTGGCGAAGCTCAAGCTATATCATGCTACTTCTGGGCTGGTGGGCTACCTGCTGGGTAGTGCCAGCCTCTTGCTGGGCATGTGCTCACTCTGGTTCACTGCTTCTGTCACTGGTGCAGTCTGGTACCTGGCTGCACTATGCCCTGTCCTCACCAGCTTGGTCATTATGAACCAGGTGAGCAATGCCTACCTATACCGCAAGAGGATCCAACCATGA